Proteins encoded within one genomic window of uncultured Methanobrevibacter sp.:
- a CDS encoding cobaltochelatase subunit CobN: MKFYRKKQNIILILLIVLSVLVLSGAAFAVSNDTSTAGDVDSEAISIADAEVHNINSGGSNKISIDNSNEDLSDSQNTTLFIISDNPGTNILDKASVELFNENKLNNVNLVIRSGDQVKTMSENELTYLLASCDAFIGEWISSDVDSVLTSVLGKNPGLSNKKIFLILEPPSGNLNSDSSSIKLLRNNTLNYNRIFTTYSNEELIKYFKNTKRGLSYSKVNDFITNDAKDFNNFLNQLVLYKDLNDKDNLKNQILYILNYLGLNVAYKAPTFTGSQTYGIYRDRWYSLDEYIATFFNPEYNRTVGVLESTMYIGSQQLHTCYSIIESLEARGYNVIPVFAAGGSSDQLKVMVESWTSAGEDIAGFLADSSSYDVYVDAIVSMVAYGVGGENFTKATDFFEQAGVPVFRAVHSDYVSNERWELGSTGLTTEKSDKWWHITIAEAQGIIDATFIGGASSYISNLTGARITTYIPHQGNIELLADRIDSWVDLKYTSNDDKLLSIIYYNYPPGKQNIGSSYLDTIKSIYNILYTLKDAGYNVGDLPKNVSELENLIISCGINVATWAPGELAKLANRSEVTLLPVSEYTSWFNSLDDIVKIQVNNGTVAYIGELARRAVELNYTATISDTIDDWYNQVVSLLPDEKADEAKKVLDNIVLSLKNYAKTQSIDYYNLYLKYYDEFKNLNISGLNGWGEAPGNVMVINKNGTDYFVIPGLTFGNVFIAPEPQRGWESDIENLYHCTAVAPTHQYLAAYYYMQTKYPNSMIFVGRHATHEWLPGKEILLSSTDYGSVVVGDVPQLYFYISDGLAEAIQAKRRGFAVIISHLTSPMAYTHLYGNLTFGAELINDYQNTNDKSKKQSIESQLRNLIISNDYSTNLGLNKSEVEKIPIDSLIDKFNMFLKAAQDTLYPLGLHALGDYWSENDLANTVSAMLSKDYVLQNNQGVINLFSELSKAYYSKEYSQLSAFEREFILNKSYDICKALIYWDADTVSQIIINSNEKLNNSNVIGCLNLAKTYIDLINQSISTELNAMLDGLNGRYIPVGEGGELIVKPSVLPTGTNMFQDQSCELPTQEAWDYAKTLALLTLSDLNDTTEKIIMGIWCVETARDDGALVSTVLYLLGMKPVWTDSSSAGYDDEGNPTGKKVGAMPEVIRLKDLTRPDGWAKKRIDVTVITSGLFRDLYSSQSILMDNAYRVALARSYLTLINNKTLMTDELKQALEGVMQGINYYGISNEALEDNYVAQHWIEDCLYYLSIGYNATYAGECAITRIFAPPNGDYGAGISKLVSMSWTWNDTDELAQFYLGRMGNMYSKNYWGDTNPLVFIRALSNSDTIITSRNTNQYGVLDNDDFFDYWGGLSMAVENVSGKSPNMKVLMYADKNAAYISSLEEVMYREIAARYDNPNWIKGMMNEGYSGARYMSNKFISNLYGWQVTRPVSVTDDLWNRIYNTYYNDKYGLGVKDWLMSGNNAYSLISMSGTMLTSIHEGYWNADKATISDIANTWAKATVQNGVACCDCSCGNIAMMQWAVQYVNPDILAQLLPKLYEATQNPVFVQNTNNNIPPENTDPSNVDPSTPNPTKGSTSSSTISANSTTTNNNQYSQSSRASNGQDVSNVGESASSGDVGGASSQGADVKKSIEINPVTQQSASEVGMSLIAVLGVICLILIIGVGYFRDKDESKKSNNNLDELFNQEL, translated from the coding sequence ATGAAATTTTATAGAAAAAAACAGAATATAATTTTGATACTTTTAATAGTTCTATCAGTCTTGGTGCTGTCTGGAGCGGCATTTGCAGTGTCAAATGATACTTCAACAGCCGGTGATGTTGATAGCGAAGCAATTTCTATTGCTGATGCGGAAGTACACAATATTAATTCTGGTGGCTCTAATAAGATTTCAATTGATAATTCAAATGAGGATTTATCTGATTCTCAAAATACTACTTTATTTATAATTAGTGATAATCCCGGAACTAATATACTGGATAAAGCTAGTGTCGAACTTTTTAATGAAAATAAATTGAATAATGTCAATTTGGTTATCAGGAGCGGTGACCAGGTTAAAACAATGAGTGAAAATGAATTGACATATTTGCTTGCTAGTTGTGATGCATTTATTGGTGAATGGATTAGCAGTGATGTTGATTCAGTTTTAACAAGTGTTTTAGGAAAAAATCCCGGTTTGTCCAATAAAAAAATATTCTTAATATTGGAACCTCCTTCTGGTAATTTAAATTCTGATTCCAGTTCAATTAAACTGCTTAGAAACAATACTTTGAACTATAATAGAATATTTACTACTTATTCTAATGAAGAACTAATCAAATACTTTAAAAATACAAAAAGAGGTCTTTCGTACTCAAAAGTTAATGATTTCATAACTAATGATGCAAAAGATTTCAATAATTTTTTAAATCAGCTGGTTCTTTACAAAGACCTGAATGATAAGGATAATTTAAAAAATCAGATTTTATACATTTTAAATTATTTGGGTTTAAATGTTGCTTATAAAGCACCTACATTTACAGGCAGTCAAACATACGGTATTTATAGGGATAGATGGTACTCATTAGATGAGTATATCGCTACATTTTTCAATCCTGAATATAATCGTACAGTTGGTGTGCTTGAAAGTACAATGTATATTGGGTCTCAGCAGTTGCATACCTGTTATTCCATAATTGAATCTCTCGAGGCAAGAGGTTATAATGTAATTCCTGTTTTTGCTGCTGGAGGTTCATCAGACCAGCTTAAAGTCATGGTTGAATCATGGACAAGTGCAGGTGAGGATATTGCCGGATTTTTAGCAGATTCATCTTCTTACGATGTTTATGTTGATGCTATCGTTTCTATGGTTGCATATGGTGTAGGTGGTGAAAACTTCACTAAAGCAACTGACTTCTTTGAACAAGCAGGTGTTCCTGTATTCAGGGCAGTACACTCAGATTATGTATCAAATGAACGTTGGGAACTGGGATCAACAGGTTTAACAACAGAAAAAAGTGATAAATGGTGGCATATTACAATTGCTGAAGCGCAGGGAATCATTGATGCTACATTTATAGGCGGTGCATCCAGCTACATTTCAAATTTAACCGGAGCCCGTATCACCACATACATTCCTCATCAGGGAAATATTGAACTTTTAGCCGATAGAATCGATTCATGGGTAGATTTAAAATACACTTCAAATGATGATAAATTATTATCTATAATATATTACAATTACCCTCCTGGAAAGCAGAATATCGGTTCAAGCTATCTTGATACAATAAAAAGTATTTATAATATACTTTACACCTTAAAGGATGCAGGATATAATGTTGGTGATTTGCCTAAAAATGTTTCAGAGCTTGAAAATTTAATCATCTCCTGCGGTATCAATGTAGCTACCTGGGCACCGGGGGAACTTGCTAAATTAGCCAACAGATCTGAAGTCACTTTGCTTCCTGTAAGTGAATATACCTCCTGGTTTAACTCTCTTGATGATATTGTTAAAATCCAGGTTAATAATGGTACAGTCGCATACATAGGAGAGCTTGCAAGACGCGCTGTTGAGCTGAATTATACTGCAACAATCTCTGATACAATTGATGATTGGTACAATCAGGTTGTCTCACTTCTTCCGGATGAAAAAGCAGATGAAGCTAAAAAAGTTTTAGACAATATTGTTTTGAGTTTAAAAAATTATGCAAAAACTCAATCAATAGATTATTATAATTTATATTTAAAGTACTATGATGAATTTAAGAATTTAAACATTTCAGGATTAAACGGTTGGGGTGAAGCTCCGGGTAATGTAATGGTAATAAATAAAAATGGAACCGATTACTTTGTAATACCTGGTTTGACCTTTGGTAATGTTTTCATAGCACCTGAACCTCAAAGGGGATGGGAATCCGACATTGAAAACCTTTACCACTGTACTGCAGTTGCTCCGACCCATCAATATTTGGCAGCTTACTATTATATGCAAACTAAATATCCAAATTCAATGATTTTCGTAGGAAGACATGCAACACACGAATGGTTGCCTGGTAAGGAAATTCTTTTATCATCAACCGATTATGGTTCTGTTGTTGTCGGAGATGTTCCACAATTGTATTTCTATATCAGTGACGGTTTGGCTGAAGCTATTCAGGCTAAAAGAAGAGGTTTTGCTGTAATCATTTCACATCTGACCTCTCCAATGGCTTACACTCATCTGTATGGAAATTTAACTTTTGGAGCTGAATTGATTAATGATTATCAAAATACTAATGATAAATCTAAAAAACAATCCATTGAATCTCAATTGCGTAATTTAATTATTTCCAACGATTATTCCACAAACTTGGGATTAAACAAAAGCGAAGTGGAAAAGATTCCAATAGATTCATTAATCGACAAGTTTAACATGTTTTTAAAGGCAGCTCAGGATACATTATATCCTTTGGGTCTTCATGCATTGGGAGATTATTGGAGTGAAAATGATTTGGCAAATACAGTTTCCGCAATGCTTTCTAAAGATTATGTTTTACAAAACAATCAGGGAGTTATTAATTTATTCAGTGAACTTTCAAAAGCTTATTACTCAAAAGAGTACAGTCAATTATCAGCATTTGAAAGGGAATTCATCTTGAATAAATCCTATGATATCTGTAAGGCTTTAATTTATTGGGATGCGGATACAGTTAGTCAAATAATAATTAATTCCAATGAAAAACTCAATAATTCAAATGTTATCGGTTGCTTGAATCTGGCAAAAACATACATTGATTTAATCAATCAAAGTATTTCCACTGAGTTAAATGCAATGCTCGACGGTTTGAACGGACGTTATATTCCAGTTGGTGAAGGTGGAGAACTCATTGTAAAACCTAGTGTTCTTCCAACAGGAACAAACATGTTCCAGGACCAATCCTGTGAACTTCCAACACAGGAAGCATGGGATTATGCAAAAACTCTTGCACTATTGACATTATCAGACCTGAATGATACAACTGAAAAGATTATCATGGGAATATGGTGTGTTGAAACAGCAAGAGACGACGGAGCATTGGTCTCAACTGTCCTATACCTGCTAGGTATGAAACCAGTCTGGACAGATTCCTCAAGTGCTGGTTATGATGACGAAGGAAATCCTACAGGTAAAAAGGTAGGGGCAATGCCTGAAGTAATCAGGCTCAAAGATTTGACACGTCCTGACGGATGGGCCAAAAAAAGAATTGATGTAACAGTAATTACCAGTGGTCTGTTTAGGGATTTATATTCTTCACAATCAATTTTAATGGATAATGCATATAGAGTTGCACTTGCAAGATCCTATTTGACATTAATAAATAATAAGACATTAATGACTGATGAATTAAAACAGGCTTTAGAAGGTGTCATGCAGGGAATTAATTATTATGGAATTTCAAATGAAGCTCTGGAAGATAATTATGTTGCTCAACACTGGATTGAAGACTGTCTTTATTATTTAAGTATAGGTTACAATGCAACTTATGCAGGTGAATGTGCCATTACACGTATTTTTGCACCTCCGAACGGTGATTACGGTGCAGGAATATCAAAACTGGTATCAATGTCATGGACATGGAACGATACAGATGAGCTTGCACAGTTCTACCTGGGCAGAATGGGAAATATGTACTCCAAAAACTATTGGGGAGATACAAATCCTTTAGTTTTCATAAGGGCTTTGTCAAACTCCGATACAATTATCACAAGCCGTAACACCAATCAGTATGGTGTACTTGATAACGATGACTTCTTTGATTACTGGGGAGGTCTTTCAATGGCTGTAGAGAATGTTTCCGGAAAATCTCCAAACATGAAAGTTCTCATGTATGCCGATAAGAACGCAGCATACATTTCATCCCTTGAAGAAGTAATGTATCGTGAAATAGCTGCAAGATATGATAATCCGAACTGGATTAAAGGAATGATGAATGAAGGTTACAGCGGTGCTCGTTACATGTCAAATAAATTCATTAGCAATTTATACGGCTGGCAGGTAACAAGACCGGTTTCAGTTACTGATGACCTGTGGAATAGAATCTACAATACCTATTATAATGATAAATATGGACTTGGCGTTAAAGACTGGCTGATGAGTGGAAATAATGCTTACTCTCTTATTTCCATGAGCGGTACCATGCTGACTTCAATCCATGAAGGTTATTGGAATGCCGATAAGGCTACAATAAGCGACATTGCAAATACATGGGCAAAGGCAACAGTTCAAAACGGTGTTGCATGCTGTGATTGTAGCTGTGGTAATATTGCAATGATGCAATGGGCTGTTCAGTATGTAAATCCGGATATTTTGGCTCAATTGTTGCCGAAATTATATGAGGCTACCCAAAATCCGGTATTTGTGCAGAACACAAATAATAATATTCCTCCTGAAAATACTGACCCTTCAAATGTTGATCCTTCTACTCCTAATCCAACAAAAGGTTCTACATCCTCTTCAACAATATCTGCAAACTCAACTACTACAAACAATAATCAATATTCACAAAGTAGCAGGGCTTCAAATGGCCAGGATGTTTCAAATGTTGGAGAAAGTGCATCATCAGGTGATGTAGGCGGTGCTTCATCACAGGGTGCGGATGTGAAAAAATCAATTGAAATAAATCCTGTCACTCAGCAGTCTGCAAGTGAAGTCGGAATGAGTTTAATCGCTGTTTTAGGGGTAATTTGTTTAATTCTAATAATTGGAGTCGGATACTTTAGAGACAAAGATGAAAGTAAAAAATCAAATAATAATTTAGATGAGCTATTTAATCAGGAATTATAA
- a CDS encoding DUF2162 domain-containing protein — MEVISLLWQLGILSAVLIFGIKLGLATGLANMSKRYLAMVTIGYGGGVLILTEISSFYTAQITDLIYTYNFEFFLIMAVIMILAGIFTIREYKVFEKNTTAATCMAVVAPCPCCFGSIIVSIMLVAPTVGLGLFNLSVIVAAALVLTILGTYYASNHLIRFIKKPYPIVLGNFMFFLGIYFLLSALFLPNITALLMDPMDAITIQSPEYILAVLGLMLMIMFLGGFYFKNNSYLD; from the coding sequence ATGGAAGTAATTAGTTTATTATGGCAACTGGGAATATTATCTGCCGTTTTAATCTTTGGTATAAAATTGGGACTTGCAACGGGTCTTGCAAACATGTCCAAAAGATATTTGGCTATGGTTACCATTGGTTATGGAGGCGGAGTTTTAATATTGACAGAAATCTCATCATTTTACACTGCACAGATTACAGACTTGATTTATACCTATAATTTCGAATTTTTCCTGATAATGGCTGTAATAATGATTCTGGCAGGAATATTTACAATCAGAGAATATAAGGTATTTGAAAAAAATACTACTGCAGCTACATGTATGGCTGTCGTTGCTCCTTGTCCTTGTTGTTTCGGTTCAATCATTGTAAGTATTATGCTGGTAGCGCCTACTGTCGGTTTAGGTCTTTTCAATTTAAGTGTTATTGTTGCAGCGGCATTGGTTTTAACAATTCTTGGAACCTATTATGCATCAAATCATCTTATTAGATTTATCAAAAAACCTTATCCGATAGTTTTGGGAAATTTCATGTTCTTTTTAGGAATCTATTTCCTATTGTCTGCATTATTCCTGCCTAACATTACTGCTTTGCTGATGGATCCTATGGATGCAATTACAATCCAATCTCCAGAGTATATTTTGGCAGTTTTAGGATTAATGTTAATGATAATGTTTTTAGGTGGATTCTACTTTAAGAATAATAGTTATTTAGATTAA
- a CDS encoding MotA/TolQ/ExbB proton channel family protein, with product MVGTTIPGSEILTSGLNMIAQSLQIPVIIFLVIFAFFAILTLGSLVSEYTSRKKITPDSLEKLIYAISKATSSDELMNIIKNAKLYENQKVILVKVLRAESLTNETRETLARKLIEFEETKLGKTIERTDIVTRIGPTLGLMGTLIPMGPGLAALGAGDVNTLANAIIVAFDTTVVGIGAGAVGYFVSKIRRRWYEEDLSNLDALCDAILDKLKH from the coding sequence ATGGTAGGAACAACAATTCCAGGAAGTGAGATATTAACTTCAGGTTTGAATATGATTGCACAGAGTCTGCAGATTCCTGTAATCATATTTCTGGTTATCTTTGCATTTTTTGCAATTCTGACCTTGGGAAGTCTCGTTTCAGAATATACTTCCCGTAAGAAAATCACACCGGACAGCCTTGAAAAGCTGATTTATGCAATATCTAAGGCCACATCCAGTGATGAACTGATGAATATAATTAAAAATGCTAAGCTATATGAAAATCAGAAAGTTATTTTGGTTAAGGTTTTAAGAGCCGAATCATTGACCAACGAGACAAGAGAAACCTTGGCCCGTAAACTCATAGAATTTGAGGAAACCAAACTTGGAAAAACAATTGAAAGAACTGATATTGTAACCCGTATAGGTCCTACATTGGGTCTGATGGGGACTTTAATTCCAATGGGTCCGGGGCTTGCGGCATTAGGTGCAGGAGATGTAAATACTCTTGCTAACGCTATTATTGTTGCATTCGATACAACTGTTGTAGGTATCGGTGCAGGGGCTGTTGGTTATTTTGTCTCAAAAATCAGACGCAGATGGTATGAGGAGGATTTATCTAATCTTGATGCATTGTGTGATGCGATTTTGGATAAATTGAAACATTAG
- a CDS encoding DUF2149 domain-containing protein produces MVRRKCKKRFSEGEEDPMAGTSNLVDAMLVIAVGFLIFVVISWNMQSVIFQDTSQDQSQAVQSSHPNVTEVSEGQELNDTPESSQSSGQGYMEMGKVYKDPATGKLIMVEG; encoded by the coding sequence ATGGTTAGACGTAAGTGTAAAAAACGTTTTTCTGAAGGTGAAGAGGATCCGATGGCCGGAACTTCAAATCTTGTTGATGCAATGCTTGTTATCGCTGTGGGTTTTTTGATTTTTGTAGTTATCAGCTGGAATATGCAAAGCGTTATATTTCAGGATACCTCTCAGGACCAGAGTCAGGCTGTTCAAAGCTCACACCCTAATGTAACTGAGGTAAGTGAAGGTCAGGAACTGAATGATACTCCTGAGTCATCCCAAAGTTCAGGCCAGGGTTACATGGAAATGGGTAAGGTCTATAAGGACCCCGCAACGGGAAAACTGATAATGGTTGAAGGTTAA
- a CDS encoding DUF3344 domain-containing protein, which yields MKSKSIIFLLALIFMIVLSIGAASAQDVDNAAVSSSDEIAIGDSEAVYGSVSGGVDVATENPWNTSGELSYDIPADAKSIQSADVYVNVYGGSAKNTHGANANVTITTQNDVAKYSESLWIAEGSADGTVYTVNDHTTKCYSDYMIHYNVTNMLTGLNGTSLKINVDTFKMENKTFDGRIKLIGLVLAYNDGSNGIINYWINDNQIWTNSNTTLTFDTSAFVDVLDASLTNIALSSSEATYKMNGEFLAESPEHKSGNYYQYNKWDVTDNIKNGTKTEFTAIGTAGSYGVSYKNVLSVLTVKPGIIQSSVSIATERANGGYTIVYPGTYNQITVTVNTNKKGKYTVQLLADGEVVNTTDVSLAVGSQKVNVIDPTIRELNQATFFVAGGNFTKVNYTAKLLLKDKNLNESSIEATVLYNGYFAKDLSYPGQDYTSFLNESVTGGFEYLVSDAAYASGTANRVDTWNVTLPDNSTFAKAFVYVGYCYGGADSIDLFNVTFNGAVPKAVSFTRDQANIISTSGYGLIVYDVTDLIKVGENTFTLNKTHSTGAYPSTLIYLYNTEGSGAVKNVYLYNGADIIGATGNGAGRNITLNTVLNVDASEASEAVAYIFGAGSLTGRATITINGEENATAWDTSVSNAINVYETDITKTLKDSNDVSIRLNSNMFTALQQIIVTTQKAETTISAPSSVSVVYNNNKNIVITLKDNNGKPVSGANITVVLNKVGKTIVTNTQGKATYTVANNLVPKNYVATISYGGNGTLAKSSASTKVVVKKATPKVTAKAKTFKVKTKTKKYAITLKNNKNKAIKSVKVTIKVNKKTYSAITNSKGVATFKINKLTKVGKHTATIKFAGNKYYNKLSKSVKITVKK from the coding sequence ATGAAAAGTAAATCAATAATTTTTTTATTGGCATTGATTTTCATGATTGTTCTATCAATTGGTGCAGCATCTGCACAGGATGTGGATAATGCTGCGGTGTCCAGTAGTGATGAAATAGCTATTGGGGACTCAGAAGCTGTTTATGGTTCAGTTTCAGGGGGAGTTGATGTAGCAACTGAAAATCCTTGGAATACAAGTGGTGAACTTTCCTATGACATTCCGGCAGATGCAAAATCAATCCAGAGTGCAGATGTTTATGTGAATGTCTATGGAGGAAGTGCTAAAAATACTCATGGTGCTAATGCTAATGTCACTATTACAACACAAAATGATGTTGCAAAATACAGTGAATCATTGTGGATTGCTGAAGGAAGTGCAGACGGAACTGTTTATACAGTAAACGACCACACTACCAAATGTTATTCCGATTATATGATTCATTATAATGTAACCAATATGCTTACAGGATTAAATGGAACATCCTTAAAAATAAATGTTGATACCTTCAAAATGGAAAACAAAACATTTGACGGTAGAATCAAATTAATTGGATTGGTTTTAGCATATAATGACGGCAGCAACGGTATAATTAACTATTGGATTAATGATAATCAAATATGGACAAATTCCAATACTACTCTCACTTTCGACACTTCAGCATTTGTTGATGTGTTGGATGCATCATTAACCAATATAGCACTCTCAAGTTCCGAAGCTACTTATAAAATGAATGGAGAATTTTTGGCTGAATCTCCGGAACACAAATCCGGAAATTATTATCAGTATAACAAATGGGATGTTACAGATAACATCAAAAACGGTACCAAAACTGAATTCACTGCAATAGGTACTGCAGGAAGCTACGGTGTATCATACAAGAATGTTTTATCAGTACTCACTGTTAAACCTGGAATTATTCAATCCAGCGTTTCCATAGCTACTGAACGTGCTAACGGCGGTTACACTATTGTCTATCCTGGTACCTACAATCAGATTACAGTAACTGTCAACACAAACAAAAAAGGAAAATATACTGTTCAATTATTGGCTGACGGTGAAGTTGTAAACACTACTGATGTTTCATTAGCAGTAGGTTCTCAAAAAGTAAATGTTATTGACCCTACAATTAGAGAACTTAATCAGGCTACTTTCTTTGTAGCTGGAGGTAATTTCACAAAGGTTAACTATACTGCTAAATTACTTTTAAAAGATAAAAATCTCAATGAAAGTTCCATTGAAGCAACTGTTTTATATAATGGTTACTTTGCTAAAGACTTATCATACCCTGGTCAGGACTACACTTCATTTTTAAATGAAAGTGTTACAGGAGGATTTGAATACTTAGTCAGCGATGCAGCTTACGCATCAGGTACTGCCAACAGAGTAGATACCTGGAATGTCACATTGCCTGATAATTCCACATTTGCAAAAGCATTTGTATATGTAGGATACTGCTATGGTGGTGCTGATTCAATCGACTTGTTCAATGTTACCTTTAACGGTGCTGTACCAAAAGCAGTATCATTTACAAGAGATCAGGCCAATATAATATCTACCTCAGGATATGGTCTTATAGTTTATGATGTAACTGACTTGATTAAAGTTGGTGAAAACACTTTCACTTTAAACAAAACCCACAGTACCGGAGCTTACCCTAGTACCTTAATTTACTTATACAACACAGAAGGCAGTGGTGCCGTTAAAAATGTATACTTATACAATGGTGCTGATATTATTGGTGCTACCGGTAACGGTGCTGGCAGAAATATCACTTTAAACACTGTATTGAATGTTGATGCATCTGAAGCTTCAGAAGCTGTTGCATATATTTTCGGTGCAGGATCCTTAACCGGCAGGGCTACAATAACAATCAATGGTGAAGAAAATGCTACTGCATGGGATACAAGTGTAAGCAATGCAATAAATGTCTACGAAACAGACATTACTAAAACCTTAAAAGACAGCAATGATGTTTCTATCCGTTTGAACAGTAACATGTTTACTGCATTGCAGCAAATTATTGTAACCACTCAAAAAGCTGAAACCACTATCTCTGCTCCTAGCAGTGTAAGTGTTGTATACAACAACAATAAAAATATTGTTATAACATTAAAAGACAATAATGGAAAACCTGTTTCCGGTGCAAATATCACTGTTGTATTGAATAAGGTTGGAAAGACCATTGTCACCAACACTCAAGGTAAAGCTACCTATACTGTTGCAAACAATTTAGTTCCTAAAAACTATGTTGCAACCATTTCATATGGTGGTAATGGCACTCTTGCAAAATCATCTGCAAGCACTAAAGTTGTAGTTAAAAAAGCTACTCCAAAAGTAACTGCAAAAGCAAAAACCTTTAAAGTTAAAACAAAAACTAAAAAATATGCTATAACTTTAAAGAACAACAAAAATAAAGCTATTAAAAGTGTTAAAGTTACTATTAAAGTAAACAAG